The genomic segment GTCGACGGTGACTTCCCAGTCGTCGACGCCGCCGTCGAGCGACACCGTCGCTTCGCCGCCTTCCACCCGCTCGGTCTTCCGCCGGGCGGGTTCGTGCGACTGGACGGTCTCGCTGCTCCGCCGCGGTTCCGCGACGAGTCTCACCGGGCCGTCGTACGGTTCCCCGCGCTTCTTGTCGCGAACGTTCACCGTGAGTTCCGTCGGCGGCGCCGTGGGTTCCCCCGCCGGCCGACCCTTCGTGTCGCGGGTGAGCAACCAGACGACAGCGAGGACACCCAGAGCCACCACGAAGACGACGAAGACGACGAAGACGATGTCCGAGGAAGGGAACGACGGGAGGAGTCCGCCCGACGCCGACCCGTCGCCGCCCGCGCCGCCCCCGCCGTCCGCCTGCGCGGCGGTGAGCGACCCGTACGAACCGCCCTCACCGATGGTGACGGGCAGCGTCGGCCGGCCGTCGAACGCGAGAAGTAGCTGGTAGTAGCCCCCCTCCTCGAGCGCGTACCCCGTCCCGGAGAGGTTCACCGTCCCGTCGGTGGCGTCGACGTCCGTCAGTCGCCGGACGCCGTCGTCCGTGCGAATCCAGAGGTAGGAGAAGTCGGCGGCCGCGAACCGCTCGCTGTCGACGGTGAACGCCGTCCCGTTCGCCGTGAGCGTCGCACCGACCGTCTGCGCGGTCGGCGTCCCCGCCGTGACGACGGCGCCGTCGGTCGTTCTGACCGTCGCGTTCAGGCCCCCCACCGCCGCGAGACTCGCCGCTTCGACCGTCAGTCGGCCCGGGGCCGACGCCTCGACGGGGCGTCTGAACACTCCCTCGGAGGCCGACGATCGGACGACGACGGCGTACGTCGTCCCGTTCCTGATGGCGGGGCTGTCGATGTGGATGCCCGCGCCGGTCCGTTCGACCGCCGTCGCGTCCCGCGCCGCGGCGAGGAGGTTTACCGTCCGCTCCCCGCGAAGGGGCGTCTCGCCCTCGGGGGGTCGGACGGTCGCGTCCGTCGACGTCAGCGACGGCCCATACCCCGCCCTCGGCACGTCGAGTACCGTCGTCCCGGAGGCGTTTCGAACCGTCGCGGTGGTCTTCGTCGTTCCGACGACGACAGTCAGTTCGTCGCCGTCGGAGAGACCGACGGAACGGTCGAGTTCGAGTCTGAGTTCGGCCGTCCCGTTGGACACCGTGAACCCTCGGGACTGGCCGAGTCGCGCGTGCCTGAGGTCGAGCGATTCGCGCGCCAGTTGGGTTCCGCTCGACGTGCGTTTCACCGTAACGGAGACGTTCGAGAGGTCGCCGTCGGGGAACCGGTCGGGCGCGATTCGGTACGTCGCCCGGCCGCCTGTCGTGTCGTTCGGCACCTGTCGCTCGACTGTCTTCTGTCCCAGTCGGACGGTTATCGCCGACTCGTTGGTGGCGTTCGTCTTCACGACGAGGTCGCCGTTCTCGGTCGAGACGGTCGCCTCCTCGGCCGCGACGACGCCCGCGCACGCCGACGCGACGAGGAGCATCGCCGCGACGACGCTGAGTCCGACCGCGACCCGCCGGCCCGCGCCCGTCGCCGTCTGAGTCCGCTCTCGGGTCATGTTACTCGTTGACCTTCATGTACTGCCGAAGGTTCTCTTCTATCGTGTCGAGTTCCCCCTTCGGGATGCGTTCGTTTCCGAGACGACGCCCTGCAGCGAGGTTCTCCCGGTGGCTCTCGTACTGGTCCCACGCGTGGTCGACGAGCGGGTTCAGGTCGAAGCCGCCGAGCAACAGGAGGACGTCGACGCCGTTCCCCGTCGCCCGTTTCGGGGTGAGCGTCTCCATGCCGACGGTGCCGGTGAGCCCGTGCTTTCGCTTCCAGGAGTCGAACGCCTGCTTCACGTCGTTCGTCGTGAGTTCGTCCCCGACGAGGTGCTCCGGTGCGCGGACGATGGCGTAGGCGGCCCGGCACGTCTCGACGTCCATCGGAACGTACGTCGCCTCGGACGCTCTGTCGAACATGTGTTCGAGCGACCGAATCTGGTAGTTCTCGTCGGTGGTGACGGCGGGCGTGAAGTGGTAGCCGCTGATGTTCGAGGGCTGGGCGACGTAGTCCTCCACGTCGATGACGCGTTGGGTCTCCCGACCGGCGCTGATGAGCAGGTCGACCGCCTCCACGATTCGCTCGTTCACCAGTTCGTACTCGCCGCTCCCGCCGACGGTGTCGTCGCCCTCGATGTGGGAGTTCGCCGCCAAGAGCACCATGTCCGCGTTCTGTGAGTTGTCCTCCCGACAGAGGAGCCGAGAGAGCCCGCAGACGGCGTTGAACTGCTGCTGTATCGCCTCGTTGTAGTACGGCCAGATACCGAACGTGATGTGGACGCCGTCGCGCATCCACGCTCGCTGGTCGTCGATGTCGGTCGGGTCGCCGAACTGGTTGACGAGGTACGGAATGGACCCGTTCCCCGTCCCGCCGCCGAGCGTCGTCAGGTAGAGGAAGGCGTCGGCGTTGCCGGCGTCGTTCTCTATCTGGCTGACGATGTCGTCGATGTCCTCCTGAGCGCACTGCCGCCCGTCGACGAACGAGTTGCCGACGCCGCGCTTGGAGCCGAACATGACCGCCTTCTCCGCCAGCGTCTCGGGCACGTTCGACCCCTCGATGGTGTTACGGATGTCCGCGCGGTTCGTGTTCAGCAGTATCATCCGGTCGTCGATGCCGGGGTTCTCGGTCCGCGCGAAGAAGTCGGCCGTCACGCGGCCGCCGCCCTCGCCGGACGAGACGACGGCCCACCGGGTGAAGGTGTCTGAGCGGGACATTACTGCTTCGTCACCTCCGATTGTCCGACCGTGAACGAGGCGTCCACGTTCGTCTGGACGCCGGTCACGAGTTCCTCGAGGAGTTGGTCGGAGGCCGGTACGGTCAGGTATCGTTCACGCATCGTATCGTAGGACATCGAATCGCCGCTTGAGAGGTTGTGTGTCAGGATGTTCTCCAGCCGGTTCGTCAGTCTGGACTCGTCGAAGACGAGGACGTCACCGCCGTCGAGACACGCCCGCCCGTCGGACTGTTCGCCCCACATGGCGAGCAGGCACGGGACGAAGTCGTCCCTGATCGGGAACGACATCGACGGGTCGACGTAGCCGTCCTCGTCCAGTTTCCGGTCGAGTTCGGGGGCCAACTCCGGCAGTTCGTCGTGCAGTGCGGACTGCTGACCGTCGCAGACTCGCTCTGCCAGCGACGCCTCCGAGACGGTCAGCTCTACGGTCGTATCGTCGTCGAGATAGACGGTCGTCGACTCGGCGACGTAGCCCTCAGCCGGCGTGTCCGCCGTCACGTCGTACTCGCCGTACGGCACGGATTCGAACGCGACCTGTCCGACGAGGTGCGTCCGCGTGGACGACTCCTCGGCGTAGTTCGCCCCGTCGACTTCGACGCGGAGTTCCCGCTCGTCGCCGCCCGTCTCGAACCGGGGCCGCACGTCGAGCGCGTATCGCTCGCCGGCACCGCCCGTCGTCAATCGCTCGTCGGACGGTGCGTAACTCGCGTCGGGGTGCTGTGCGGCGAACAGTTCGAAGAACGGCCCGGCGTCTCGAACCGGGACGTCCGCCGGCGTGACCTCGCCGTTCGCCCGAAGCGCGTCGGCTATCTCGTCTTCCACGCCGGGGTACGCCTCGACGACGGCCGCGTCCCGTTCGGTGGTGTCGAGTCCGGTCGAGAGGTCACCGACCGTCGAGAGCCACGCTCGGCGGAACGCTTCGAGGTTCGTCGTCGAGTCGAGTCGGGTCACGTGGTCGGTCCCGGCGGCGTCGGGAATCGTGGTGAACGACGGCGGCGCGTCCGAGAGCGTCTCGACGTCGTCGGCCAGTTCCGTCTGCATCTCCTCGACCATCGCGGTACAGGTCTCCTGAAGCGTACTCGCGTGCGATTCGAGGACGTCGACGTCGAGGGCGGAATCGACCTGTTCGACCTCCCGCCTGACCGACTCCACCTCGTCGAGCAACGACGGCGAGACGTACTGGTCGGCCACGGACGACTCGACCGTGTCCAGGAGGGCCTCGACCGACCGACGGTCGGCGTCGAACTCATCGGCGAGTTCCGACTCCACGCGACCGAGTGCGCGGACGGTGGCGTCGACCGCCCGTCCGTAGTCACCGGACTGCGCGGCGCCCTCGGCCTCGGTGAGGTCGTCGGCGACGACCGTGCGGTCGAGTCCGCGTTCCTCGGCGAGGCGTTCGACCTCGGCTCGCGCCTCGTCGAGGGCCGCCCGGGCGGTCCGGTCGTACGTCTGCAGTAACTCGTCGTAGCGTTCGGGAGCGTCGGCCTCGGATACCGATTCGAGTTCGCCGGCGTCGGGCGTCCGCACCGACGACTCCGATACCAAGTCCCGTTCGACGAGAGGGGTGAGCGCGTCGGCGCTGGCGAGTCGGTCGCGCGCGAACGACTCGAACGACTCGTCTCGAACCGTCGCCAGCACCTCGACGTCGTCTTCGAGAGCGTTCAGTTCCCGCACGTCGCCGGTGCCACCGGTCGTGTACTGGCCGGCTTCGCGGTCGAACTCGATTCCGTTCTTCTCCGCGTTCCGCAGCAGTTGCGAGAAGTCGTTCTCCGTCGTTCGGGCCTCCCACTCGGGGTAGCGCTCCCGCAACCGGTCGTACGTCTTCCAGAACGACCGAATCGACTCCGCGACGCCGTTGGCCCGCTGCCGGGCGAAGTCCGCCTGGTCGACCTGCGAGGGCCGGACCTGTCGTTGCACGTAGACGGCGACGGCGGAGATGGCCACCACGGGCGCACCGCCGAAGATGAAGTAGACGCCGAGTTGTGACCCCGTGTAGAGGAAGAGACCCAGCCCCACCACGACCGTTCCGACCACGAGTCCACCGATACCGAGCGCTGTCTTGTACTGTGATTTCATAAGAACACCTCCACGAACGCGTCGAGCCACCCCGACACCGCCAGTCCGACGACGGTCGCGACGACGAGGGACGCACCGACGCCGACCGGGACCGCCAGTTGTCGGACGCTGTACTTCGATGTCGCGGTCAGCTGTTTGTCGTACGCGACCTTCTCCAGTTCGCGATTCGCCAGCCTGTAGCCGACGCCGCCGCCGAAGACCAGCCCCCCGACGACACCGCCGAGGAGCGACAGCAGAATCCCCGTCCGCGCACCGCTCAGTCGACCGCGCAGTTCCCCGCGGTACGCCTCGAGGGCGCTCCGGGAGGCGTCGAGTCGCTCGGACTGCCCCCGATTCACGGCGACGAGGAGTTCGGCGGCGTCGTCGTCCCCGCCGACCCCAGCTTCGAACACCGCCGCCTCCAGGGCGCGGTGACGCTCCACGAGCGGCGACGACTCGAACGCGTCTAACGCCCCGGCGTGCACCGGCTCGAACGAGTCGGTTCCGAGCGCCTCGGTCGCCCCCCGAACCGCCGTCGTCGCGTTCGACAACCGATCCGCACTCTCGACGTACCGCGCTTCGGCGGTGCGATACCGCTCGGCCGCGGACTCCGAGGGGAACGTGAGCGTCCGCGTGTCGTCGCCGACCCGCGTCCGGACGCCGGTACCGTCGGCGACGGTGTAGCGCGGACCGTCCGCCTCTTTCTCCGGCACCGCCTTCGCGAGCGACACCGTGCCGTTCGCCTCCGTCACGCGCACCCGGGCGGAGTACCGGTCCG from the Halogeometricum rufum genome contains:
- a CDS encoding carboxypeptidase-like regulatory domain-containing protein — encoded protein: MTRERTQTATGAGRRVAVGLSVVAAMLLVASACAGVVAAEEATVSTENGDLVVKTNATNESAITVRLGQKTVERQVPNDTTGGRATYRIAPDRFPDGDLSNVSVTVKRTSSGTQLARESLDLRHARLGQSRGFTVSNGTAELRLELDRSVGLSDGDELTVVVGTTKTTATVRNASGTTVLDVPRAGYGPSLTSTDATVRPPEGETPLRGERTVNLLAAARDATAVERTGAGIHIDSPAIRNGTTYAVVVRSSASEGVFRRPVEASAPGRLTVEAASLAAVGGLNATVRTTDGAVVTAGTPTAQTVGATLTANGTAFTVDSERFAAADFSYLWIRTDDGVRRLTDVDATDGTVNLSGTGYALEEGGYYQLLLAFDGRPTLPVTIGEGGSYGSLTAAQADGGGGAGGDGSASGGLLPSFPSSDIVFVVFVVFVVALGVLAVVWLLTRDTKGRPAGEPTAPPTELTVNVRDKKRGEPYDGPVRLVAEPRRSSETVQSHEPARRKTERVEGGEATVSLDGGVDDWEVTVDADKQRGPRHVSTAYQTENLTFEIPPYEVDVVVRDEATDEPLSDVAIDVGEDGRTDRLRTGPDGSARLELSRQADGARLAVDRDRYESKEKDVPRERFAESHGEAVTFRLTPERGRVSASVSVDGVPRPNVAVELDARDEWARDRLDVARATTDANGRVSFDEVPVGRYRVTASADAPWFDCSPSDVTVSAAETADVTLDVAFVWSLDDGQRDRANAIRDGVDDLTSSRTTDVAVPRYYGSVVDSLLDTVERLPNCGRQFARTGASPDHVTDAVLDRADDLVGVVDDAMTTKHNVDLFTACADMPDARVEWADSFEVDYLFELVGQQRVEQRRELRSRLQSVDERIDGERGAVSSIYPVSDTYDEVKRLVGRAKDDDDVTHAVTVFAACGLLDAAEGLFDEPALRERLERTMF
- a CDS encoding FtsZ/tubulin family protein, producing MSRSDTFTRWAVVSSGEGGGRVTADFFARTENPGIDDRMILLNTNRADIRNTIEGSNVPETLAEKAVMFGSKRGVGNSFVDGRQCAQEDIDDIVSQIENDAGNADAFLYLTTLGGGTGNGSIPYLVNQFGDPTDIDDQRAWMRDGVHITFGIWPYYNEAIQQQFNAVCGLSRLLCREDNSQNADMVLLAANSHIEGDDTVGGSGEYELVNERIVEAVDLLISAGRETQRVIDVEDYVAQPSNISGYHFTPAVTTDENYQIRSLEHMFDRASEATYVPMDVETCRAAYAIVRAPEHLVGDELTTNDVKQAFDSWKRKHGLTGTVGMETLTPKRATGNGVDVLLLLGGFDLNPLVDHAWDQYESHRENLAAGRRLGNERIPKGELDTIEENLRQYMKVNE